The Calditrichota bacterium genome contains a region encoding:
- a CDS encoding tetratricopeptide repeat protein, giving the protein MAKRSAARKAFFIFFLFSLLLAFDPISLGAKSETKNNEDQLSVDFETRLRFYLDLKTRRFLERMSLKEQMLTQMIRSVAHEIQSRGSGQLTEQLLGMDKIHEKEDKLVAAYRNEISLMEKIIIQVDSLSQVVQRKDDWKLLREVEQIKDQLSDALDKSKLQSGVVSGADMSLMIHEYSGEINRLLRLFEQIEAFQKRAAARGDENLVQELDRQKARILQIVEKSRIANTEPDQIVEEYIKESTDIVGILRELDQLQAGAAPDSAAESTIDQTRGRIMSSIDGRILALFDYAQAMPSKKLTVSERFMQWKAARVAQFQVNFTRYKILHTKLIRLATPQQRDRMLESEISDALLTYADGKYELAAMIFDRILTDYQEYYPNLDGVIFYRSEANFANNYYDEAQKGYLDIVKNYPHSKFLGQCYLRLLAINYTYQLDDEFFKYYAKLENFNNLDPEDVNKAHYLAADIYIRRQQYDKARIALAKISKGSRYYLVAQYLQGTVFANLNEYKQAKKTFENVVHQKIFPWTDLNNAIIRNEALLKLGYLHFQLGEYDAALANFSQISAGYDEYDKSLIGQAWANLKKGKYNTVINKVDAIFSNYLMTNYIYEAKVLAAHCKRAQNKTQEALSDLRYVANARRVLNRVEEYNKERSKLLKQLDQVDALEEKILDHQNRTLYPKLVRARNLINEALSSFRYRTATSSLAVEEYSNERKILVKQIAEFDRIIDYARQEQNKKMLANAVKQRNRLVSVLQRYQFSRPTTPVSYFLDYPMATKEAGVVYRRGIFNKLVGNMAEEKQQLGKDLQAISELSLRMSGEDIDVAVDLEVLQDDLVDLNKQLNRFEIWLRNHRVEEVETQTIQWANFSGFGISDINFSLFREKNQQIMALSRNLTKIETILQEKKDKLEQRITRFDTEMRKIQKEMEAEKIRLEKLEKEKYFQELYFDTKTREVEEGSENLESLQRQLKQGGGNK; this is encoded by the coding sequence ATGGCAAAAAGATCGGCAGCGAGGAAGGCTTTTTTCATCTTTTTTCTTTTCTCTCTTTTGCTTGCCTTTGACCCTATCAGCCTGGGTGCCAAATCTGAAACAAAAAATAACGAAGATCAACTGAGCGTTGATTTTGAAACTCGATTAAGATTTTATCTCGATCTGAAAACGAGGCGTTTTCTGGAGCGGATGTCTCTGAAAGAGCAGATGCTCACTCAGATGATCAGAAGTGTCGCTCATGAAATTCAATCGCGCGGTTCCGGCCAGTTGACGGAACAGCTTTTAGGGATGGACAAGATTCATGAAAAAGAAGATAAGTTAGTTGCCGCATACCGCAACGAGATTTCGCTCATGGAGAAAATAATAATTCAGGTGGACAGTCTGAGCCAGGTTGTTCAGCGAAAGGATGATTGGAAGCTGCTGCGCGAGGTGGAGCAAATTAAGGATCAATTGTCAGATGCGCTGGACAAAAGTAAATTGCAGTCAGGGGTTGTTTCCGGCGCTGACATGTCGCTGATGATTCATGAGTATTCCGGAGAGATAAATCGCTTGCTTCGGTTGTTTGAACAAATCGAAGCTTTTCAAAAGAGAGCTGCGGCGCGCGGGGATGAAAATCTGGTTCAGGAATTGGATCGTCAAAAAGCGAGAATTTTACAGATCGTGGAAAAAAGCCGTATTGCCAACACCGAACCGGACCAAATTGTAGAAGAGTATATCAAAGAAAGCACCGATATCGTGGGGATTTTGAGGGAACTCGATCAACTTCAGGCGGGTGCGGCTCCGGACAGCGCGGCGGAGTCTACCATTGACCAGACGCGTGGCAGAATCATGAGTTCGATCGATGGTCGAATTCTGGCGCTGTTTGACTATGCTCAAGCGATGCCCTCCAAAAAACTCACTGTTTCTGAGCGTTTCATGCAGTGGAAGGCAGCGCGTGTGGCGCAGTTTCAGGTGAATTTCACACGTTACAAAATATTACATACGAAACTCATTCGATTAGCCACGCCTCAGCAGCGGGATCGGATGTTGGAAAGCGAAATCAGCGATGCGCTCTTGACTTATGCGGACGGGAAGTACGAGCTCGCCGCGATGATATTTGACCGCATCCTGACTGATTACCAGGAATACTATCCTAATCTGGACGGAGTAATTTTTTATCGAAGCGAAGCCAATTTTGCCAATAATTATTACGATGAAGCGCAAAAGGGTTATCTCGACATCGTGAAAAATTATCCCCACTCAAAATTTTTGGGGCAATGTTATCTGCGTCTGTTGGCGATAAATTATACTTATCAGTTGGATGATGAATTTTTCAAATATTATGCTAAACTTGAAAATTTTAACAATCTCGATCCGGAAGATGTGAATAAGGCGCATTATTTGGCGGCTGATATTTACATTCGTCGTCAACAATATGATAAAGCTCGCATAGCTCTGGCAAAAATCAGCAAGGGCTCAAGATATTATCTTGTGGCGCAATATTTGCAAGGGACTGTGTTTGCTAATCTTAATGAGTATAAACAAGCCAAAAAAACGTTTGAAAATGTTGTGCACCAGAAAATTTTTCCCTGGACAGACTTGAATAACGCCATTATTCGCAACGAGGCGCTGCTAAAATTAGGGTATTTGCATTTTCAATTGGGCGAATATGACGCTGCGCTGGCTAATTTTTCACAAATTTCTGCCGGATATGATGAATATGACAAAAGTTTGATCGGCCAGGCTTGGGCAAATTTGAAGAAAGGTAAATACAACACGGTCATCAATAAGGTGGACGCGATTTTTTCTAATTATTTGATGACCAATTATATTTATGAAGCCAAAGTGCTGGCGGCGCACTGCAAGCGCGCGCAAAACAAAACCCAGGAAGCGCTGTCTGATTTACGGTATGTCGCGAACGCGCGTCGGGTGCTCAACAGAGTCGAGGAATACAACAAAGAGCGCAGCAAATTGCTCAAGCAGTTGGATCAGGTGGATGCGCTGGAAGAAAAAATTTTAGACCACCAAAATCGGACGCTCTACCCTAAATTGGTGCGCGCCAGAAATTTAATAAACGAAGCGTTATCATCTTTTCGTTATCGGACTGCGACGAGTAGTCTGGCGGTGGAAGAATACTCCAATGAACGAAAAATTTTAGTTAAGCAAATTGCTGAATTTGATCGCATTATTGACTATGCCCGCCAGGAGCAAAATAAAAAAATGCTTGCTAATGCAGTGAAGCAAAGAAATCGACTGGTTTCGGTGCTTCAACGGTATCAATTCTCCAGACCGACAACGCCCGTGAGCTATTTTTTGGATTACCCCATGGCAACGAAAGAGGCTGGTGTAGTCTATCGCCGCGGCATTTTTAACAAACTCGTCGGAAATATGGCGGAAGAAAAACAACAACTCGGGAAAGATCTGCAAGCGATCTCTGAGTTAAGTCTCAGAATGTCGGGCGAAGATATCGACGTGGCGGTGGATCTGGAAGTGTTGCAAGATGACCTGGTCGATTTAAACAAACAACTCAATCGATTTGAGATTTGGCTGCGCAACCACCGCGTGGAAGAGGTAGAGACGCAGACGATTCAATGGGCAAATTTTTCTGGCTTTGGCATCAGCGATATTAATTTTAGTCTTTTTCGGGAAAAAAATCAGCAAATTATGGCCTTGTCGCGCAACTTGACTAAAATAGAGACTATCTTGCAGGAAAAGAAAGATAAGCTTGAACAACGGATTACCAGATTTGACACGGAGATGCGCAAAATTCAAAAAGAGATGGAGGCCGAAAAGATTCGGCTGGAAAAGTTGGAGAAAGAGAAGTATTTTCAGGAACTCTATTTTGACACCAAAACTCGGGAGGTTGAGGAAGGGAGCGAAAACCTGGAGAGTTTGCAGCGACAATTGAAGCAAGGAGGGGGGAACAAATAG
- a CDS encoding tetratricopeptide repeat protein: MKNYINLLALAAVLLLSHVCFGQQQNPINIRQKVKIDSLLDTYSIEEILQFRAFYQRKIADAEKEKNTIREKGIEDAKKFIADNPKSKILDKVLMRLAELYYEKANDLYVKQLQEYDDQVSVYDSLGIDKKIEEPKLDYSGSLSIYERIIRDFPFSNLVDDAYYNKGYILEEVGELDSALQVYHTIVEKFPDSRYAPESLMRIAEYHFNPPRNEIDTAIVYYKKILTYEDSPKYNQALYRLGWCYYRLSDFPQSVSYFTLLIEDVERTKKLGVNSQISNPDLRDEAVEYIGLSFLDSGENGLSGAVAYIDSMGKPAFGIGILQKMGDVYMNDKEEYPKAIAAYSKLLKLYPQAEIAPHIHENIVDCYRLLGDNRLTYLSRDQLFNLYKPGSSWWARQKNEKAKERAYQATERALRDNISLLFTQAEEAGDEGLYLAAVNDCRKYLKNFPTDSNSARIHWNMALTLDTKLKQSDEAFEEYMKICDLYWDSNYQRYAAENAIALGRDAVELDTTRKEIQFDGRDQLNVKEIKGNVLAEFHYNRIQLTPSEKKLIRAYNNYIKLYPHEKETVKILNNAGALFFNNNMFAEALKYFNTIVKHFPNNEKIYDIKYQILESYFGKGDYRSAEIVARKIKNDGSAPPALVEKAKRRLAESIFLSAKVFAAADDHLQAGNEFLRMAQEVPDAPFVDLSLFNAAVEYDKAREYGRAVETYNFLVETREDSKYLLDAMNNLAIDYGEIHEFKNAALTYERLARVAKDSLQIHDALFNSSLFFVKATDWENAIRINSEFVDKFPNSEDADDLFFDIANYYLKLDKFAEANKIYGEYVEKFPTSPRVVESFYRRGRYYEDKKEIDNALAEYGKAVDKNAEFQKAKLEPNDYFAAEALSRATKIKFNEFRKIEFELPQANMEKSRLKKRDLLIEIVDGFTKTASYGTVHLYESTYDIGKAYEEFADTWVRQEIPPMSVTQLAVTKKQINEAAVELYQRAEKSYKQSIKILRRLADKYEKSLLTSDTSQVKSDISKKYVQNDSTLYIARRWIDRCEEQLSKVVYDMAELHLATIQDLLHAPIPQSLSQVERMEYNRQVLERAVEPLVRAAVEEHIRNIQEAWDLGIENRWVKSSRLKAIQTNNLMADEYRKLAFMALDLHGRNIPVVKKLASEGGTTQNGFDLIGLSDQQAGLLDFSKEFMLRAVDYYRQTLDIVNEIKIHDPSALLTEENILKQVYLFALRSDSLAKIDYSNKKFYEKLSREKKESKFEDALFTFEDNYFSLKENAVNVLKTTRKLAVKLGIKNRWLPRVELALVSLRPDEFKDLLGLAVDSRVEYSDSSWLAFPSYVDDWLDPDFSEQEWQASEIVSGEENKAHNIWLTKLDTVGFSFDTTEAPYGDSLTFALAGDSSVLNLSFPDSLFSDSTFYQNKIKIDVKKTPKLKRVSCERVYFRKHFSIVGLPVAVEIEMKVDDSFNLFVNGEYIAGVIRQDSSAFSQGHYILSDGLKSGDNVLAVEGIDSDRTAQGMTATMAIKSLPDWDKKRQRILFETSNKKIKENLSMDKYIILY, from the coding sequence ATGAAAAATTATATTAATTTGTTGGCCTTAGCGGCAGTATTATTATTATCTCATGTCTGTTTTGGGCAGCAGCAAAATCCGATTAATATTCGCCAGAAAGTGAAAATCGATTCCCTTCTTGATACTTATTCCATTGAAGAGATTCTTCAATTTCGCGCTTTTTACCAGAGAAAGATTGCTGACGCCGAGAAAGAGAAGAACACTATTCGGGAAAAAGGCATCGAAGATGCGAAAAAGTTTATCGCCGACAATCCTAAGAGCAAAATTCTGGACAAAGTACTCATGCGTCTGGCTGAACTTTACTACGAAAAAGCCAATGACCTGTACGTGAAACAACTTCAGGAGTACGACGATCAGGTTAGCGTTTACGACAGTCTCGGAATTGATAAAAAAATTGAGGAGCCAAAGCTCGATTATTCTGGCTCATTGTCGATTTACGAGCGAATCATTCGCGATTTTCCGTTTAGCAATTTGGTGGATGATGCCTATTACAATAAAGGCTATATTTTGGAAGAAGTCGGCGAATTGGATTCGGCGCTTCAGGTTTATCATACAATCGTAGAAAAATTTCCGGATAGCCGTTACGCGCCGGAATCGTTGATGCGGATCGCCGAGTATCATTTCAATCCTCCGCGCAACGAAATTGACACGGCGATTGTTTATTACAAGAAAATTCTTACGTATGAAGACAGTCCCAAATACAATCAGGCGCTCTATCGGCTCGGTTGGTGTTATTATCGCTTAAGTGACTTTCCGCAGTCCGTATCATATTTCACGTTGCTCATTGAAGACGTGGAGCGCACCAAAAAGCTCGGCGTGAATAGCCAAATTTCCAATCCAGATCTGCGCGATGAAGCCGTTGAGTACATTGGGCTCAGTTTTCTCGATTCCGGTGAAAACGGCCTATCGGGCGCTGTCGCTTACATTGACAGCATGGGCAAACCCGCTTTCGGGATCGGAATTTTGCAGAAAATGGGCGACGTTTACATGAATGACAAAGAAGAGTATCCAAAAGCCATTGCCGCTTATTCAAAATTGCTGAAGCTTTATCCGCAAGCGGAAATAGCGCCGCATATTCATGAAAATATTGTTGATTGTTATCGTCTGCTCGGCGACAACCGTCTGACTTACTTGTCGCGCGATCAACTATTCAATTTGTATAAACCGGGCAGCTCCTGGTGGGCGCGACAGAAAAATGAAAAGGCGAAAGAGCGCGCCTACCAGGCAACGGAACGCGCGCTGCGAGACAACATCAGTCTTCTCTTTACGCAAGCGGAGGAAGCCGGCGACGAGGGTTTGTATCTGGCGGCGGTGAATGATTGTCGGAAGTATTTAAAAAATTTCCCGACTGATAGCAATTCGGCGCGCATTCATTGGAACATGGCGCTGACGTTGGACACCAAACTTAAGCAAAGTGATGAGGCATTTGAAGAATACATGAAAATTTGTGATTTGTATTGGGATTCAAATTATCAGCGTTACGCCGCCGAAAACGCAATCGCTCTGGGAAGAGACGCCGTGGAATTGGACACAACGCGGAAAGAAATCCAGTTTGATGGCCGCGATCAACTCAACGTCAAAGAGATCAAGGGGAATGTGCTCGCGGAGTTTCATTACAATCGTATCCAATTGACGCCCAGCGAGAAAAAGCTAATTCGCGCTTATAATAATTATATTAAACTCTATCCCCACGAGAAAGAAACGGTTAAAATATTGAACAACGCAGGGGCGCTTTTTTTCAATAATAATATGTTCGCCGAAGCGCTCAAATATTTCAATACCATTGTGAAGCATTTTCCCAATAACGAAAAAATTTATGATATTAAATATCAAATTCTGGAAAGCTATTTTGGCAAGGGCGATTATCGCAGTGCGGAAATAGTCGCCCGCAAGATAAAAAACGATGGTTCGGCGCCGCCGGCGTTGGTGGAAAAGGCGAAGCGGAGATTAGCTGAGTCGATTTTCCTTTCGGCAAAGGTTTTCGCCGCGGCGGACGACCATTTGCAGGCGGGCAATGAATTTTTGCGCATGGCGCAGGAAGTCCCGGACGCGCCGTTCGTGGATTTGAGTTTGTTCAACGCTGCTGTGGAATACGACAAAGCTCGCGAATATGGCCGCGCTGTGGAAACGTATAATTTTCTTGTTGAAACTCGAGAAGATTCTAAATATTTGCTGGATGCGATGAACAATCTGGCCATTGATTACGGCGAAATTCACGAATTCAAAAACGCGGCGCTGACTTATGAACGCCTGGCGCGCGTCGCGAAAGATTCTTTGCAAATTCACGACGCGCTGTTTAATTCCAGTCTGTTTTTTGTCAAAGCAACGGATTGGGAAAATGCTATTCGCATCAATAGCGAGTTTGTTGATAAATTTCCGAATTCCGAAGACGCCGACGATCTGTTTTTTGACATTGCTAATTATTATTTGAAATTAGACAAATTTGCAGAAGCAAATAAAATCTACGGCGAATACGTGGAAAAATTTCCCACGTCGCCGCGCGTGGTGGAGAGTTTTTATCGTCGTGGTCGCTATTATGAGGATAAAAAGGAAATCGACAACGCACTGGCGGAATATGGGAAAGCCGTGGACAAAAACGCAGAATTTCAAAAAGCAAAGCTTGAGCCCAACGACTATTTTGCAGCGGAAGCGTTGTCTCGCGCTACGAAAATCAAATTTAACGAATTCCGCAAAATTGAATTTGAACTGCCCCAGGCAAATATGGAAAAGAGCCGCTTGAAAAAGCGGGATTTGCTGATTGAGATTGTTGACGGATTTACCAAGACGGCGTCGTACGGCACGGTTCATTTGTACGAATCGACTTACGATATCGGGAAGGCTTATGAGGAATTTGCCGATACCTGGGTGCGGCAAGAAATTCCCCCTATGAGCGTGACGCAGTTGGCGGTGACGAAAAAACAAATTAACGAAGCCGCGGTCGAACTTTATCAACGCGCGGAAAAATCGTACAAGCAGTCCATAAAAATCTTGCGGCGTCTGGCGGACAAATATGAAAAATCTCTGCTAACGAGCGATACGTCGCAAGTAAAATCTGATATTTCAAAAAAATATGTGCAAAACGACAGCACGTTGTACATTGCGCGGCGCTGGATTGATCGTTGCGAAGAGCAGCTTTCCAAGGTGGTTTACGACATGGCGGAATTGCATCTGGCGACAATTCAGGATTTGCTGCACGCTCCCATTCCGCAGAGCCTGAGTCAAGTCGAGCGCATGGAATATAATCGACAGGTGTTGGAGCGCGCTGTTGAGCCATTAGTGCGCGCCGCTGTGGAAGAGCATATCCGAAATATTCAGGAAGCGTGGGATTTGGGCATTGAGAATCGTTGGGTCAAATCGTCACGGTTGAAGGCGATCCAGACGAACAATTTGATGGCGGACGAATACAGAAAACTGGCATTCATGGCGCTGGATCTGCATGGCAGGAATATTCCGGTTGTCAAAAAATTGGCGTCAGAGGGCGGAACCACGCAGAATGGTTTCGATTTGATCGGGCTGTCCGATCAACAGGCAGGTTTGCTGGATTTCTCCAAAGAGTTCATGTTGCGGGCCGTGGATTATTATCGTCAGACATTAGACATTGTCAACGAAATTAAGATCCATGATCCGTCGGCGCTGCTCACCGAAGAAAATATTTTGAAGCAGGTTTATTTGTTTGCTTTGCGAAGTGATTCGCTGGCGAAAATTGATTATTCAAATAAAAAGTTTTACGAAAAATTATCACGGGAAAAGAAAGAATCTAAATTTGAAGATGCGCTGTTCACATTTGAGGATAATTATTTTTCACTGAAGGAAAATGCAGTCAACGTGTTGAAAACGACGCGCAAATTAGCGGTAAAATTAGGAATCAAAAATCGCTGGCTGCCCCGGGTAGAATTGGCATTGGTAAGCTTGAGGCCTGATGAATTCAAAGATTTATTAGGGCTTGCCGTGGATAGCCGCGTTGAATATTCAGATTCAAGCTGGCTGGCATTTCCGAGTTATGTCGACGATTGGCTTGACCCTGATTTTAGCGAACAAGAATGGCAGGCGTCAGAAATTGTTTCTGGCGAAGAAAACAAGGCTCACAACATTTGGTTGACCAAATTGGACACGGTCGGATTTTCTTTTGACACGACTGAAGCGCCTTACGGCGATTCGCTGACGTTTGCGCTGGCTGGCGACTCCAGCGTTTTGAATTTATCGTTTCCTGATTCGCTGTTTTCAGATTCGACTTTTTATCAAAATAAAATAAAGATCGATGTCAAGAAAACGCCGAAGCTGAAACGAGTCAGTTGCGAGCGCGTCTATTTTCGGAAACATTTTTCCATTGTCGGCCTGCCTGTCGCGGTGGAAATTGAGATGAAAGTGGACGATTCATTCAATCTCTTTGTCAACGGCGAATATATTGCCGGCGTCATTCGTCAGGATAGCTCCGCTTTTAGCCAGGGACATTATATTTTGAGCGACGGCTTGAAATCTGGAGACAACGTGCTGGCGGTGGAAGGCATCGATTCGGATCGCACCGCTCAGGGAATGACTGCGACCATGGCGATCAAATCTTTGCCTGATTGGGATAAAAAAAGGCAGCGGATTTTATTTGAAACGAGCAATAAAAAAATCAAAGAAAATTTGAGCATGGATAAATATATTATTCTGTATTAA